In the genome of Pseudonocardia cypriaca, the window AGGACGAAGAACGGGATGGCGAGCAGCGGGAACGAGTTGATCCCGCGGAAGATCTGCTGGGCCGCGGTGAGCACGCCGTCCTCGGTGCCGAGGAAGACGAACATCGCCGCGAGCGACGACAGGCCGACGGCCACGCTGATCGGGGCGCCGATGACGAGCAGCACCGCGATCCCGACCAGCAGCAGGAGGGCGGCGAGCGAGACGGGGTCCAAGGCTCCTTCTCCTCCCTAGACGAGCTCGAGCTCGGTGTCCTCCACCGGGCGCTCGGCGCCGGTGAGGATCTGGACCAGGTGGAAGAGGGTGTAGAAGGCGATCAGGGCGCCGCTGATCGGCAGGGCCAGGTAGAGCGGGCCCACGGTGATCGGCAGGCCGGTCAGGTTCTGGTTCCAGGCCAGCTGCGAGACCAGGAACCCGCCCCACAGCAGCGCGAGCGCGGTGAACGCCAGGATCGAGAGCTGGACGGCGATCGCCAGCACCACCTGTGCCGTCCGGGACAGGCGGCGCACCACCACGTCCATGGCGACGTGGCCGCGCTCGCCGAACACGAGCGCGGCGCCGAACAGGCCCAGCCAGATGAACAGGTACTTGGCGAGCTCCTCGGACCAGCCGCTCGGGCTGCCGAGGACCTGCCGGGAGAACACCTGCCACGTCACGTCGAGCACGAGCGCGGCGAACAGCACCACGCACACCGCGGTCAGCGCGCGGTCGAGGGCCGTCTTGACGGCGGTCATCGTCGAACCCCGATCAGCCGGCCGAGGCGGCCGCGCGGGCCTGCTCGTGGATCCGGCGGGCGACGTCGCTGGTGAGCTTCTGGTCGACCAGCGGGCGGATCGCCGCCGCGAACGCCTCGGTGTCCACCTCGTTGAACTGCGCGCCCGCGTCCTTCGCGGCCTGGGTGACCCTCGCGATCTCGGTCTTCCAGAGCTGCCCCTCCTCCTCGATGGCGGCGCGCACCTCCTCGGTGAAGATTGCCCGGTGCTCGGGGGACATGCCCTCGAGGACCGCCGGGTTGACGATCAGGTAGTCCGGGAGCATGAGGTGGCGGGTGTAGCTGTAGTACGGCGCGACCTCGGAGTGCTTGGAGTTGAAGTAGGTCAGCTCGTTGTTCTCGGCGGCGTCGATGACGCCTGACTGGAGGGCGGTGTAGACCTCGCCCATCCCCATCGGCGTGCCGCTGCCGCCCATCAGCCGGATCATCGCGATGTTCGTGTCGGACTCGATGACGCGGACCTTCATCCCGGCGAGGTCGGCGGGCGTCGTGATCGGGCCCCGCGGGTTGTACATCGAGCGGATGCCGCCGTGGAACGCGCCCAGCACCTGGATGTTCTGGCCGGCGAGCGAGGAGTAGAGCTCGGAGACGATCGCGGGGTCGTTGGCGGCCCGGCGCTGGTGGTCCTGCGAGTCGAACGTGAACGGCAGGTTGAAGGCGACGAAGTCGGGGTTGAAGTTCTCCAGCAGCGGGCTGGCGACCATCGACATGTCCAGCGCCCCGGACTGGACCAGCTCGATCGTCTCGCGCTGGGCGCCGAGGGTCTCGTTGGGGTAGACCTCGATGCCGTACCGGCCGCCGGTGCGCTCCGCGAGCCGCTCGCCCATGGCCCGCATGGCGATGAACTGCGGGTGGTTCTCCGGCTGGTTGAACGCGACCCGGAACACCGTCTCGGCGGACGCGGCGGCCGAGCCGCCCGCGGCCGCGCCGCCCCCGACGGTGCCGGGGGACCCGGTGCCGGCGCTGCACGCGCTCACCAGGAGCGCTGCCGCGGCCACGCCCGCGAGCGCGGCTGCCTTCCTTCGACCCATGGCGGACTCCCTTGTCGGCATGATTATGGAACTAAGTTCCGCACGACGGAACAAGGTCACGCTACTGGCGACGGTCGCGGCGCACAAGAGGGTTTGGCAAGCGCTTGCCGGAGCGGGACCGGCTGGAGCCCCGATCGCGGTTACGTATGGTGACCACGGGCCGGGCGTCGGGCGCGGCCGTGGAAGGAGGGGCGACGCGTGCGCCGTCTGCAGCAGGTCAGCGAGCTCGCCGGCCGGTGGTTCCCGCTGGTCGTGATCGTGGCCGGGGCGATCGCGCTGGCCGTCCCCGGCGCCTTCCGCGGCTGGTCCGCCGCGGTGCCGTGGCTGCTGGCGCTGATCATGCTGGGCATGGGGCTGACGCTGCGGCCGGTCGACTTCGCCTACGTCGCGCGCCGCCCCGTCGCCTTCGTCATCGGTGTCGTCGCCCAGTTCGTGATCATGCCGGGGCTCGGCTGGCTGCTGGCCACGGCGCTGCCCCTGAGCCCGGAGCTCGCCGTCGGCGTGATCCTCGTGGCGTGCGCGCCGGGCGGCACGGCGTCCAACGTGATGGTCTTCCTCGCCAAGGGCGACACCGCGCTGTCGGTGGCGATGACATCGGCGTCGACGCTGCTCGCGCCGCTGGTCACGCCGATGCTCGTGCTGCTGCTGGCCGGTCGGTTCCTGCCCGTGCAGCCCGGGGCGCTGTTCCTGTCGATCGTGCAGATCGTGCTGGTGCCCGTGGTGCTCGGGTTCCTGCTGCGGCGGTTCGCGGAGCGGCAGGTCGAGAAGGTCGTGCCCGCGCTCCCGCTCGTGTCGGTCGTCGGGATCACCGCGGTGGTCATGGCGGTGGTCGCGGGCAGCGCGTCGGCGTTGCTGGCGTCCGGGCTCGTGATCGGCGTCGCCGTCGTGCTGCACAACGTGCTCGGCCTGGGGCTGGGGTACCTCGCCGCCCGGCTCGCCGGGCTCGACGAGACCGCCCGCCGGGCCATCTCCATCGAGGTCGGGATGCAGAACTCGGGCCTGTCCGCGAGTCTCGCCACCACCCACTTCAACCCGGTCGCGGCGCTGCCCGCTGCCGTGTTCTCGGTGTGGCACAACGTCAGCGGGTCGATCCTCGCCGGCTACTGGGCGCGCCGCCCGGTCGCCGCCACGCGGGACCGGGCGCACTCCAGGCCGTAGCGGTCGGCCGCGGTCAGTCGAGCCGGCCCGGGAACAGCAGCGAGAGCTCTGCGGGGTAGGTGGCGATCAGGCGCAGCTCGTCGTCGGTCAGGGGGCGGCCGGTCATCGCGTTGCACAGCTGCACCAGCTCGAACGAGCGCTCCTCGTCGACCGGTTCGAGGCCGAGGCCCTCCATGACGTGGCGGAACCCGGCCTTGCCGCCGTACTCGCCCGTGAGCACGACCCGGCCGGAGCGCGCGTGCCAGTCGTCGGGGAACGGGCCGAGGCTTGCCTCGTCGTACAGCTCGTAGTTGCCGTGGTCCTTGAGCGCGCCGTCGGCGTGGATGCCCGACTCGTGCGCGAAGGCGTTGCGGCCCACGCCCACCTGGTTGTGGGGGAGTGGCTGGCCGAACGCGTAGCTCGCCCACAGCGCGAAACGGCGGGCCCAGCGGAGGTCGAGGGCGTCGCCGATCTCGGCGTCGACGCCGAAGCCGTGCTCGAAGGCGAGGATCGTCGATAGGAGGTCGGCGTTGCCCGAGCGCTCCCCGATGCCGTTGACGCAGGTGTTGATCCAGGCGTCCTGCCCGGCGTCGAGGTCGCCGAGCGCCCCTGACACGGAGTTGGCGACGGCCATGCCGAGGTCGTTGTGGCAGTGCGTCTCCACGGGCATGCCGGAACCGGCGGCGAGCCCGGCGAACCGTTCCCGGATGCGGCCGGGGGTGTCGCCGCCGATCGTGTCGCAGTAGCGCACCCGGTCGGCGCCCGCCTCCTTCGCGGCGAGGGCGAACTCCAGGAGGAAGCCGTCGTCGGTGCGGGAGCCGTCCTCGGCGTTCACGCCAACCGTCTCGGCCCCGCCCTGCTTCGCGACGCGGACGGCCGCGGTGGTCTCCCGGATGATCGCGTCGCGGTCCAGCTTCCCGCGGAACTTGTTCTTGATCATGTAGTCGGACGTGGAGATCGACAGGTTGTAGTGCCGCAGGCCGAGCGGCACGGCCTTCTCGACGTCCGCCGCAACGCCGCGGCACCAGCCGGCGAGGCGCAGGTCGCCGAACGCGCCCGCCTTCTCCAACGCCACCTGCGCCCGGACGTAGGGCACCTCGTGGTGGAGGAACGGGAAGCCGATCTCGGACTGCGCCACCCCGAGCCGGCCCAGGTACCAGTTGACCACCGTCTTGCCGAACTTGGACAGGCCGATGCGTGCGGTCTGCACGCCGTCGCGGTTGGTGACGTCCAGGAAATGCACTCGTGGCATACGGCGACGTTGACACACGTCTTCAACGTGTATCAATATTGATTTTAGTCAATACACAGGGGTGGGTGTGGAGGAGATCGACGCGGCGGAGGCCGCGCGCCGCCTCGGGGTCAAGCCGGCCACGCTGTACGCCTACGTCAGCCGGGGAGTCCTCCGTCGCAGGAGCGACGGGCGGCGGAGCACGTTCGACGCCGCCGAGGTGGAGCTGCTCGCCCGCCGGGGCAGGCCGCGGCGTGCGCCCGAGACCGAGCTGGTGGTCGAGTCGGGCATCACGGCGCTCGTCGGTGGCCGCCCCTACTACCGCGGACACGACGTGTTGGCGCTGGCCGGCGCCGCCCGATACGAGCAGGTGGCCGCCTGGCTCTGGACGGGGGAGCCGGAGGCCCTGACGGATCCGGTGCAGCGCTGGCAGGTGGCACCCGATGCGGCGGCCGCGGCGCGCGACGCACAGCGCGGGCTGCCCGATGACCTGCTGCCGCTCGACCGCATGCCGGTGATCGTCACCGTGCTGGCCGGTCTCGACCCGCTCCGCTTCCAGCTCGACCCGCCCGCTGTGGTCGCTGCCGGGCAGACCATCGTGGCCGGGCTGGTCGAGGGCCTGCCGATCCCCGAGGGCGGCTCGCGGCTCGACGGCTCGGTCGCGCGGCGGCTCTGGTGCCGGCTCACCACGCGCCCGCCGGACGGCTTGCTCGACGTCCTCGAGGCCACGATGGTGCTGCTCGCCGACCATGAGCTGGCCGCCTCCACGCTCGCCGCCCGCGTGGCGGCCTCGGTGCGGGCCGACCCGTACGCCGTGGTGCTCGCCGGGCTCGGGGTGCTCTCCGGCCCGCTGCACGGTGGCGCCTCGCTCTCCGCGGAGCGGATGCTCGACGAGGTGCGGGAGCCGTCCCGGGCGGCGCGCGTGATCGCCGACCGCCTGCGCCGCGGCGAGCGCATCCCCGGTCTCGGACACCGCGTCTACCCGGGTGCCGACCGTCGCGGTGTGCGCCTGATGGAGCTGCTGCGGGAAGCGGTGCCGGGGGACGAGCGGCTGGCGGCCGCCGAGGCCGTCATCGCCGAGGCCGGACGCCGCAAGCTGCCAGCGCCCAACGCCGACCTCGCGGTGGCGTGCCTCGCGCGCGCAGCGGACATGGTGCCGGGGGCAGGTGCGGCGATAGCCGCGGTGGCCCGCACCGCGGGCTGGTTGGCGCACGGGATGGAGGAGTACGCACGCGATCGGATCCTGCGGCCGCGCGCCGTCTACACCGGTCCGCCGCCGCGTTCCTGAGACCCGCCTGACGTGGTCGGGGTCACTCGTGGCAAATTATGAGTACGGCGTACCCCGGATCCTGGTCCATCGTTGAGGGACGAGGTGGTCTTCGGGGACGACTGCCTGCAGGGGGGAATCATGATCGAGCTCGAGGGCGTCACCAAGATCTACGGCAACGGCGACGTGAAGGTCCGGGCCCTCGGCCCGGTCGACCTCCTGGTGGAGGAGGGCGACTTCGTCGCCATCATGGGGCCGTCCGGGTCCGGCAAGAGCACGATGATGAACATCCTCGGCTGCCTCGACGTGCCGACCGACGGCCGCTACACCCTCGACGGCATCGACGTCAGCAAGCTGCGCGACAACAAGCTGGCGGCCATCCGGAACACCCGCATCGGCTTCGTGTTCCAGTCGTTCAACCTGATCCCGCGGACCTCCGCGCTGCGCAACGTGGAGCTGCCGCTCATCTACGCGGGGGAGCGGTCCAACCGCAGGGCACGCGCACGGGCCGCGCTGGAGCGGGTGGGGCTCGGGCAGCGGGCCGACCACCTGCCCAACGAGCTCTCCGGTGGGCAGCAGCAGCGCGTCGCGGTGGCGCGGGCGCTCGTCACCAACCCGGCGATCATCCTCGCCGACGAGCCGACCGGGAACCTGGACACCACCTCGACGGTCGAGATCATGCGGCTGCTGGAGGAGCTGAACGACACGGGCCGCACCGTCGTGCTGATCACGCACGAGCCGGAGGTCGCGGAGTTCGCCAAGCGCGTGATCGAGCTGCGCGACGGCAGCATCGTCCGGGACGTACGGCAGAAGCAACTGGTCGCGTCGTGATCTGGGAGGTCGTGCGCATCGCGCTGCGCGGCCTGCGGGCCAACAAGCTGCGCTCGGCACTCACCACTCTCGGCATCATCATCGGTGTCTCGGCGGTCATCCTGCTCACGGCGCTCGGCAACGGGATCCAGGCGGGGTTCAACGAGCAGTTCGGATCGCTCAACACCCAGATCACCGTGCAGCCGACCGAGGGCGGGGTGCCCGGTGGTGGCCAGGCCCGCGATCTCACCGAGAACGACATGGAGGCGATCGCCAACCCGAGGAACGCGCCCGACGTGGCCTCGGTGACCCCGATCGTGGGCGGCGCCGCCCTGTTGCAGCGCGACGGCCAGCAGTACCGCACCTCCGTCACGGGCACCACGGCCGACTACCTCAGGATCACCGACCGGGAGCTGACGGCGGGGCGCGCCTTCACCGAGCAGGAGGTCCGCACCAACGCCAAGGTGGTGGTGCTCGGCCCGGAGACGGTCACGCAGCTGTTCGGGGGCAACGCGACGGCCGCGCTGAACCAGGAGATCCGGATCGGCCGAGCGGTGTTCCGGGTGATCGGCACCGTCGAGGCGACGGGCCAGCAGGACGACGTCGCGATCATGCCGATCGGCGCGGCCCGCAGCTACCTCACCGGTGGCGAGGACGAGCTGGACACCATCATCGTCCGGGCGCGGTCGGCCGAGGCGGTGACGGCGGCCGCGGAGCAGATCACCGAGGTCCTGTCCGACCGCCACAACATCCGCGACCCCGCCAAGCGCGACTTCGACGTGCAGGCGCTGCAGCAGCAGATCCAGGAGGCCACGCAGTTCCTGTCGTTCCTGACGCTGTTCACCGCCGCCGTCGCCGGGATCTCGCTGATCGTCGGCAGCATCGGCGTCGCGAACATCATGCTGGTGACGGTCACGGAGCGGACCAGGGAGATCGGCATCCGCAAGGCGATCGGCGCCCGGCCCCGCGTGATCCTCGGGCAGTTCCTGCTCGAGTCGGTGTTCCTGTCCGGGCTGGGTGGGCTGATCGGGATCGCGCTCGGTGTGGGTCTCTCGCTCACCGGGGCCGCGGTCCTCCCGCAGGTGTTCCCCGACTTCCCGGCGCCGTCGGTCGACCCGGGCTCGATCGTCCTGTCGTTCACGTTCAGCTTGCTCATCGGCCTGATCGCGGGTGGTTATCCCGCCCACCGCGCGTCGCGCCTGCGCCCGATCGAGGCCCTCCGATACCAATGACCCGCGCGAGAGTCGGACCAGAAGTGACCAAGGCAGGAGCTCCCATGTCCCGAACGACCGGTCGGCGCGCCTGGGCGGCATGCGCCATCGGTGCGGCCGCGGTGCTGGCCCTCGCGGGCTGCACCGCGGAGACGCCGCCACCGCCCACGCTGCGCGTGGACCGGGGGCCGGTGCAGACGACCGTGTCGGCGTCGGGGAACCTCGTCGCGATCTCCGAGCAGACGCTCGGCTTCCCCAGGCGCGGGCAGATCACGCAGGTGCTCGTCGGCGTCGGCGACCGGGTCGTGCCCGGGCAGGAGCTCGCCCGCATCGACGACTTCGCGCTCCGCCAGACCCTCCAGCAGCAGCAGGCGAGCGTCGCGGAGGCGCAGGCCGAGCTGGACCGGGCCACGGGCGGCAACCGCGTGAACGCCACCGGGCGCACGCTCGACCAGGCGCGGGAGATCCTCGATGCGGTCAAGAAGCAGGTCGACGAGACCAACGACCTGAACCGCTCGGCCACCAACCGGGCGCGGGACCAGCTCGAATTCGACAAGAAGGTGCTCGACCGCGCCCAGGACACGCTGCGCCGGGACGAGGACGCGTGCGAGGACGGGGACGACAGCCCGCCGCCCACGACGACGAGGCCGCCGAGCTCGTCGACCAACCCCCCCGCCGCAGAGGGTGACTCGGACGACGAGGACAGCGGTTCCCGCGTGGAGGGTGCCTCGTTCCGCGTGGAGGGCATCTCGCAGAGCACGACCCCTGCCGGCGCCTGTGAACGGCTCGACGCCGACCGCACCGCCGTCGACAACGCGAAGCGCACGGTCCTCCAGTCGGAGGCCGCGCTGGACGAGGCGAAGCACCGCGAGGACGTCGACCGGGCGGCCGGGCAGGTGACGATCGAGCGGGAGCAGCAGACCGTCATCTCGGCGGAGAACGACAGCGGCGCGGCGCGCAACGACCGGCCGGCCGACATCGAGGTCCGGCGGGCGCAGCTGCGCAACGCGCAGGCGGCCGCCCGGGTCGCGCAGCAGGACGTCGACAACACGGTGCTGTACGCCCCGGTCGCGGGCGTCGTGTCCGCGATCAACGGGCGGGTCGGCGAGTTCGTGGGCGAGGCGACCGGCACCACGCCGGTCGCGCCCGGCAGCACGGCGACGCTCCCCGAGACCAGCGAGCTGGCCTCCAGCAGCAGCTCCGGAAGCAGCGGCGGGTCGACCGCAGGCGCCTTCATGGTGCTGAACAACGTCGACTCGTTCCAGCTGGTCGTGCCGTTCGAGGAGTCGGACGCCGCGCGCATCGCCGTCAACCAGCCGGTGGAGGTCACGGTCGACGCACTTCCCGACCTCCGCGCGCCTGCCACCGTGCTGGCGATCGCGCCCGCGGGCACCCCGTCGTCCGGGATCGTGCAGTACAACGCCACGATCGTGCTGCGCGAGGGCAGCGACACCCGGCTGCGCGACGGCCAGACCGCACTGGCCAACGTCATCGTCGAGTCGGTGGACAACGCGCTACGCGTGCCGTCGGCCACGGTCCGGCGCGAAGGGTCGACCACCATCGTCGACGTCCGCGGCGACGACAACCAGCCGGTCCCGACGCCGTTCGAGGCCGGTGCGGTCGGCGACGAGTACACGCAGGTGCTCTCCGGTCTCCGGGAGGGCCAGGAGCTCCTGCTCCCGCCCCCGCCGGCCGCAGCCGGTGGCGACGGCGGCGGAGGTGGCCCCGGCGGCGGTGGCTGATGTCCCCCGTGGCGGGATCGCGCTAGCGTCACGGCGTGATCGATCCGCCGCGGGTCCGGGTGGCGTGGGGCGGGCTCGCCGCGCTCGCGGGTGCGGTGGCCGCCCTGCTGCTCGCCACGTCCGGCCGCTACGGGTACCACCGCGACGAGCTGTACTTCCTGCGTGCCGGGCGGGAGGCGGCCTTCGGCTACGTCGACCAGCCGCCGCTCACTCCGCTGCTGGCCCGCGCGATGGACGCGTTGCTGCCCGGTTCGCTCACCGGGTTGCGCCTGCCCTCGGTGCTCGCCTCGGCCCTCGTGGTGCTGCTCACCGGCCTGATCGCCCGTGAGCTGGGCGGCGGGCGAGGGGCGCAGCTGCTGGCCGCGGCGAGCATGGGCGTCTCGGCGGTGCTGCTGGCCGTCGGGCACCTGCTGTCGACCACCACGTTCGACCTGCTCGCCTGGACCGCCCTGACGTGGCTGCTGGCGCGCTCGCTGCGCGACGGCGGTCCGATCTGGCTCGCCACCGGCGCAGTGGCCGGTCTCGCCCTGCAGAACAAGTCACTGCCGCTGGTGCTGCTCGCGGGGGTTCTCGTCGGCGTGCTGGCGGTCGGGCCGCGGGCGGCGCTGGCGAGCGTGTGGCCGTGGCTCGGCACCGCAGGGGCGCTCGCGATCTGGGCGCCGAACCTGGCCTGGCAGGCCGCGAACGGGTTCCCGGTGTTCACGCTGGCCGGCGCGATCGCGGGCGGCAGCTCCGCCAGCAGCGAGCCGTGGTACCTGTTCGTGCCGTTCCAGCTGGTCCTCGTGAGTCCCCTGCTCGTGCCGGTGTGGGTGCTGGGCTGGTGGCGCCTGGCCCGCGACCCGGCGCTGCGCACGTGGCGGTCGTTCGCCGTGGCCTACGTGCTGGTGGCCGTGCTGTTCCTGGTGACGGGCGGCAAGCCCTACTACCTGGCGGGCTTCTTCCCCCTGCTGCTCGCGGCGGGCGCGCCGGCCGTGGTCGCCTGGGCGGCCCGCGGCGCCCGCCG includes:
- a CDS encoding TRAP transporter small permease, yielding MTAVKTALDRALTAVCVVLFAALVLDVTWQVFSRQVLGSPSGWSEELAKYLFIWLGLFGAALVFGERGHVAMDVVVRRLSRTAQVVLAIAVQLSILAFTALALLWGGFLVSQLAWNQNLTGLPITVGPLYLALPISGALIAFYTLFHLVQILTGAERPVEDTELELV
- a CDS encoding TRAP transporter substrate-binding protein, with the translated sequence MGRRKAAALAGVAAAALLVSACSAGTGSPGTVGGGAAAGGSAAASAETVFRVAFNQPENHPQFIAMRAMGERLAERTGGRYGIEVYPNETLGAQRETIELVQSGALDMSMVASPLLENFNPDFVAFNLPFTFDSQDHQRRAANDPAIVSELYSSLAGQNIQVLGAFHGGIRSMYNPRGPITTPADLAGMKVRVIESDTNIAMIRLMGGSGTPMGMGEVYTALQSGVIDAAENNELTYFNSKHSEVAPYYSYTRHLMLPDYLIVNPAVLEGMSPEHRAIFTEEVRAAIEEEGQLWKTEIARVTQAAKDAGAQFNEVDTEAFAAAIRPLVDQKLTSDVARRIHEQARAAASAG
- a CDS encoding bile acid:sodium symporter family protein — translated: MRRLQQVSELAGRWFPLVVIVAGAIALAVPGAFRGWSAAVPWLLALIMLGMGLTLRPVDFAYVARRPVAFVIGVVAQFVIMPGLGWLLATALPLSPELAVGVILVACAPGGTASNVMVFLAKGDTALSVAMTSASTLLAPLVTPMLVLLLAGRFLPVQPGALFLSIVQIVLVPVVLGFLLRRFAERQVEKVVPALPLVSVVGITAVVMAVVAGSASALLASGLVIGVAVVLHNVLGLGLGYLAARLAGLDETARRAISIEVGMQNSGLSASLATTHFNPVAALPAAVFSVWHNVSGSILAGYWARRPVAATRDRAHSRP
- a CDS encoding LeuA family protein encodes the protein MPRVHFLDVTNRDGVQTARIGLSKFGKTVVNWYLGRLGVAQSEIGFPFLHHEVPYVRAQVALEKAGAFGDLRLAGWCRGVAADVEKAVPLGLRHYNLSISTSDYMIKNKFRGKLDRDAIIRETTAAVRVAKQGGAETVGVNAEDGSRTDDGFLLEFALAAKEAGADRVRYCDTIGGDTPGRIRERFAGLAAGSGMPVETHCHNDLGMAVANSVSGALGDLDAGQDAWINTCVNGIGERSGNADLLSTILAFEHGFGVDAEIGDALDLRWARRFALWASYAFGQPLPHNQVGVGRNAFAHESGIHADGALKDHGNYELYDEASLGPFPDDWHARSGRVVLTGEYGGKAGFRHVMEGLGLEPVDEERSFELVQLCNAMTGRPLTDDELRLIATYPAELSLLFPGRLD
- a CDS encoding citrate synthase → MEEIDAAEAARRLGVKPATLYAYVSRGVLRRRSDGRRSTFDAAEVELLARRGRPRRAPETELVVESGITALVGGRPYYRGHDVLALAGAARYEQVAAWLWTGEPEALTDPVQRWQVAPDAAAAARDAQRGLPDDLLPLDRMPVIVTVLAGLDPLRFQLDPPAVVAAGQTIVAGLVEGLPIPEGGSRLDGSVARRLWCRLTTRPPDGLLDVLEATMVLLADHELAASTLAARVAASVRADPYAVVLAGLGVLSGPLHGGASLSAERMLDEVREPSRAARVIADRLRRGERIPGLGHRVYPGADRRGVRLMELLREAVPGDERLAAAEAVIAEAGRRKLPAPNADLAVACLARAADMVPGAGAAIAAVARTAGWLAHGMEEYARDRILRPRAVYTGPPPRS
- a CDS encoding ABC transporter ATP-binding protein; its protein translation is MIELEGVTKIYGNGDVKVRALGPVDLLVEEGDFVAIMGPSGSGKSTMMNILGCLDVPTDGRYTLDGIDVSKLRDNKLAAIRNTRIGFVFQSFNLIPRTSALRNVELPLIYAGERSNRRARARAALERVGLGQRADHLPNELSGGQQQRVAVARALVTNPAIILADEPTGNLDTTSTVEIMRLLEELNDTGRTVVLITHEPEVAEFAKRVIELRDGSIVRDVRQKQLVAS
- a CDS encoding ABC transporter permease, which codes for MIWEVVRIALRGLRANKLRSALTTLGIIIGVSAVILLTALGNGIQAGFNEQFGSLNTQITVQPTEGGVPGGGQARDLTENDMEAIANPRNAPDVASVTPIVGGAALLQRDGQQYRTSVTGTTADYLRITDRELTAGRAFTEQEVRTNAKVVVLGPETVTQLFGGNATAALNQEIRIGRAVFRVIGTVEATGQQDDVAIMPIGAARSYLTGGEDELDTIIVRARSAEAVTAAAEQITEVLSDRHNIRDPAKRDFDVQALQQQIQEATQFLSFLTLFTAAVAGISLIVGSIGVANIMLVTVTERTREIGIRKAIGARPRVILGQFLLESVFLSGLGGLIGIALGVGLSLTGAAVLPQVFPDFPAPSVDPGSIVLSFTFSLLIGLIAGGYPAHRASRLRPIEALRYQ
- a CDS encoding efflux RND transporter periplasmic adaptor subunit, translating into MSRTTGRRAWAACAIGAAAVLALAGCTAETPPPPTLRVDRGPVQTTVSASGNLVAISEQTLGFPRRGQITQVLVGVGDRVVPGQELARIDDFALRQTLQQQQASVAEAQAELDRATGGNRVNATGRTLDQAREILDAVKKQVDETNDLNRSATNRARDQLEFDKKVLDRAQDTLRRDEDACEDGDDSPPPTTTRPPSSSTNPPAAEGDSDDEDSGSRVEGASFRVEGISQSTTPAGACERLDADRTAVDNAKRTVLQSEAALDEAKHREDVDRAAGQVTIEREQQTVISAENDSGAARNDRPADIEVRRAQLRNAQAAARVAQQDVDNTVLYAPVAGVVSAINGRVGEFVGEATGTTPVAPGSTATLPETSELASSSSSGSSGGSTAGAFMVLNNVDSFQLVVPFEESDAARIAVNQPVEVTVDALPDLRAPATVLAIAPAGTPSSGIVQYNATIVLREGSDTRLRDGQTALANVIVESVDNALRVPSATVRREGSTTIVDVRGDDNQPVPTPFEAGAVGDEYTQVLSGLREGQELLLPPPPAAAGGDGGGGGPGGGG
- a CDS encoding glycosyltransferase family 39 protein gives rise to the protein MIDPPRVRVAWGGLAALAGAVAALLLATSGRYGYHRDELYFLRAGREAAFGYVDQPPLTPLLARAMDALLPGSLTGLRLPSVLASALVVLLTGLIARELGGGRGAQLLAAASMGVSAVLLAVGHLLSTTTFDLLAWTALTWLLARSLRDGGPIWLATGAVAGLALQNKSLPLVLLAGVLVGVLAVGPRAALASVWPWLGTAGALAIWAPNLAWQAANGFPVFTLAGAIAGGSSASSEPWYLFVPFQLVLVSPLLVPVWVLGWWRLARDPALRTWRSFAVAYVLVAVLFLVTGGKPYYLAGFFPLLLAAGAPAVVAWAARGARRVRSGLLVAALALSLAMSAFLMLPLVPVGDLARTPVPDVSSDAGETVGWPEFAATVAAVHERVPAGERVAVLTGNYGEAGAVDRFLPALAPAHSGHNAYWAWGPPPEDAATLIVVGVDEARLRQWFGRVELAARIDNGVGLDNDEQGEPVWLVRERRIPWSQLWPQLRDIG